In Sulfitobacter pacificus, one DNA window encodes the following:
- the tssK gene encoding type VI secretion system baseplate subunit TssK: MSWDSKVLWTEGLFLQPHHFQQADRHKEALIAGLARRIRPYGWGVNALEIDEEVLKVGQFALKGCSGLTHDGMVFRVPQTEDHPPALEVPETIKDCVVYLTVPQRRQGAVEVDLTGAEQSVSRLRPAELEITDTMGHDQKPVTIGVGKMRLQFALAVDELADMLAIPIARIIEVRPDKEIILDRSFIPSCIDLRAAPPLEGFIREVEGLLSHRMTALAGRLSEGGAAKAVAEVSDFLLLTVINRMIPVFRHLTTLENLHPEDAYRHCVALAGELSVFMTTNKQPPEFPPYQHDNLSISFAPVIRTLRQYLSSVLEQTAISIPLEARKYGVSVGVISDRKLISTAGFVLAVQAEIPAEDVRRHFAGQAKIGPVEEIRQLVNSALPGITLRPMPVAPRQIPYHAGVVYFELAADSPYWGKMTTSGGIAVHVSGQYPGLNMELWAIRNS; this comes from the coding sequence GTGTCCTGGGACAGTAAAGTGCTTTGGACGGAGGGGTTGTTTTTGCAACCCCACCATTTCCAACAGGCAGATCGCCACAAAGAAGCGCTGATTGCAGGGCTGGCGCGTCGTATCCGGCCTTATGGCTGGGGTGTTAATGCGCTTGAGATTGACGAGGAAGTGCTCAAGGTCGGGCAGTTCGCGCTTAAGGGCTGTTCGGGTCTGACCCATGACGGCATGGTCTTTCGCGTACCACAAACCGAAGATCACCCGCCCGCGCTGGAAGTGCCGGAAACGATCAAGGATTGCGTGGTTTACCTGACAGTGCCGCAGCGCCGCCAAGGCGCCGTTGAGGTGGATCTGACCGGCGCGGAACAATCGGTCAGCCGGTTGCGCCCTGCCGAGCTGGAGATCACTGACACCATGGGGCATGATCAGAAACCGGTCACCATCGGTGTAGGCAAGATGCGTTTGCAATTTGCACTGGCGGTGGACGAACTGGCCGATATGCTGGCGATCCCGATTGCGCGGATCATCGAAGTGCGTCCCGACAAAGAGATCATTCTGGACCGCAGTTTCATCCCCAGCTGTATCGACCTGCGCGCGGCGCCGCCGCTGGAAGGGTTCATTCGCGAAGTTGAGGGATTGTTGTCACATCGCATGACCGCCCTTGCCGGGCGCCTCTCCGAAGGGGGGGCGGCAAAAGCTGTGGCCGAAGTGTCTGATTTCCTTCTGCTGACTGTAATCAACCGGATGATTCCGGTGTTTCGTCATCTGACCACACTGGAAAATCTGCACCCTGAAGATGCTTATCGTCATTGTGTGGCGCTGGCGGGCGAATTGTCGGTCTTTATGACCACCAATAAACAGCCCCCTGAATTTCCGCCCTATCAACATGATAACCTCTCGATCAGCTTTGCGCCGGTGATCCGCACCTTGCGGCAATACCTCAGTTCTGTTCTGGAACAGACCGCGATTTCGATCCCGCTAGAGGCGCGCAAATATGGCGTCAGCGTTGGCGTTATTTCAGATCGCAAGCTGATCAGCACCGCGGGTTTTGTCCTCGCCGTTCAGGCAGAGATTCCCGCCGAAGACGTGCGCCGCCATTTCGCGGGGCAGGCCAAGATCGGGCCGGTCGAAGAAATCCGCCAATTGGTCAACTCTGCCCTGCCGGGGATCACGCTGCGTCCGATGCCAGTCGCGCCGCGTCAGATCCCCTATCATGCAGGTGTTGTGTATTTTGAACTGGCCGCTGACAGCCCGTATTGGGGCAAAATGACAACGTCAGGCGGCATCGCTGTGCATGTTTCAGGTCAATACCCCGGCCTGAACATGGAACTTTGGGCGATTCGTAACTCGTAG
- a CDS encoding type VI secretion system contractile sheath domain-containing protein, whose protein sequence is MAGRAQKFIIGKTAARVHTEYDLALYGAVKPVQLPFVLGLFGELTDPAQLDARSIEDPGFFQINVEGFSAQPDMTGAAIEARNKALHPLLQGHAEFSDLITYLEGATADAAPEVNEQASALDALRAMKMPEPEEDTSGSILDSLRATAAPDIPEVDESATALDALRSVEIAETPSDDGTAALDALRAVEVAQESQEDDGVTTLDALRNQELTETVPEDSGAALDALRAVDLGDVDEDAGDSAAEALDALRAADIPTPEAADQTDAILAGIEEIEIAEDQDTSDSVLAGIEVVEDTPQTDDVADALAGLEAPEEVEETDDLDAILSDLEAPLEEEQADRAEDILAGIEAVDEAELEDTSDAVLASIETVEDTPQTDDVANTLAGLEAPEEVEETDDLDAILSDLEAPLEEEQADRAEDILAGIEAVDEAAVEDTSNTVLASIETLEDTPQTDDITDALAGLEAPEEAEEEDNLDAILSDLEIPEAVAEEDDLDAVLSGLDQPDAQEVDDGGVEDVLAGLDIAAPVEDSPEDVDDILSSLDGVASEEDQAEVLDTTLAGLQAPDEASAEDIPVLADEEPEPAEEADIEDVLADLEETPSAEDKLDALLVDPADSTSAGDADDLEALLDDIGAEDSGADEDLEDLSADVSAAEVPEEDELEGMLDGLGSAPPVEDLIETPEPDPETPAPEDTAALDGAEASLDDALTKEEEQAAREMEELLADLQPDVPDDEDDDLDALLGALEDPPEEEEPEPAALDDLDALLAGLEGDIEEAEEEAAIDQDAPAEAAADDMDALLDGLETEASDALAPESEQNAPPAAEDDLDALLDGLDAETADSKDTDGSAAEEGKSDMPADTADGTAKATLSSEPEFAFGTMSGERPDAQRLERKRFRIALLGDFTGRSAQGLIEVGDGLAARKPILLDTDTVEDVIEGFATTLVLPIGKDGAGVEVKLGGLDDLHPDELYENVELFAALKSLKSQLGNGGTAESAAKSLIAWGEQHGRAVAPARATSGGNTVRADLKLSDFQKLIGDTEKTLAQPSPVDELMARVVGPHIRKLPDPDVTAMAGAVDDALSGAMRMVLHHPEFQSVEAQWRALDLIARSIETDDTLEVMLYDVSAEEIAADLTQSDDLSTSGLARLLTEGPMDEEFGRGAYSALIGMYTFEETPPHAQLLGRIARVAAHVDAPFFAAITPSFIETPKQDRHPLVAKEWDTLRAMPEARHLALATPRFLMRRPYGAKTEPIYEFDFEEFTQSAGLSGMLWANPVVLVAILLAKSFKENGPSMGLGEIMSLGDMPYHFVLDRYGDQVALPCTERNLTLDKVETVLGRGYLPVVSIKGRDDIRLASFQSLGGGEILGPWSGVQPPPPSAPTPPKAAPEAADGNDNDAAGDDDDLDDLLSGFDLDADDSDEDIDNDEDMDAELAALLADL, encoded by the coding sequence ATGGCGGGCAGGGCGCAGAAATTCATCATTGGCAAAACGGCGGCCCGTGTTCACACCGAATACGATCTGGCGCTTTATGGTGCTGTGAAACCTGTGCAATTGCCCTTTGTTCTGGGACTGTTCGGGGAATTGACCGATCCTGCACAACTTGACGCACGCTCCATCGAGGACCCCGGATTTTTCCAAATCAACGTTGAAGGTTTTTCGGCGCAACCGGATATGACCGGCGCAGCAATTGAGGCGCGCAACAAGGCCCTGCATCCGTTGTTGCAGGGGCATGCCGAGTTCAGCGATCTGATCACCTATCTGGAGGGTGCTACAGCGGATGCTGCACCCGAAGTAAACGAACAAGCCAGTGCATTGGACGCCCTGCGGGCCATGAAAATGCCCGAGCCAGAGGAAGATACCAGTGGTTCAATCCTGGACAGCCTGCGGGCGACCGCCGCCCCCGACATTCCAGAGGTAGACGAAAGCGCGACGGCACTGGATGCGCTGCGCAGCGTTGAAATTGCGGAGACACCTTCTGACGATGGCACGGCCGCGCTAGATGCATTGCGCGCTGTGGAGGTTGCACAGGAAAGTCAGGAAGACGACGGTGTCACGACATTGGACGCTTTGCGCAACCAAGAGCTTACGGAGACCGTACCAGAAGACAGCGGTGCTGCACTGGATGCGCTACGGGCGGTAGATCTTGGTGACGTGGATGAGGATGCCGGGGACAGCGCAGCAGAAGCACTAGACGCCTTGCGCGCCGCCGATATTCCCACGCCAGAGGCTGCAGATCAGACAGATGCCATCCTCGCCGGGATTGAAGAGATCGAAATTGCAGAGGATCAAGACACCTCAGATTCGGTTCTGGCCGGTATTGAAGTGGTCGAGGATACGCCTCAAACAGATGATGTCGCGGATGCATTGGCTGGGCTGGAAGCACCCGAAGAGGTTGAAGAAACCGATGATCTGGACGCGATCCTCTCTGATCTGGAAGCACCGCTTGAGGAGGAGCAAGCGGATAGGGCGGAGGATATCCTCGCGGGGATCGAAGCTGTTGACGAGGCTGAGCTCGAAGATACCTCCGATGCTGTCCTCGCCAGTATCGAAACCGTGGAGGACACGCCTCAGACCGACGATGTCGCGAATACATTGGCTGGGCTGGAAGCGCCCGAAGAGGTTGAAGAAACCGATGATCTGGACGCGATCCTCTCTGATCTGGAAGCACCGCTTGAGGAGGAGCAAGCGGATAGGGCGGAGGATATCCTCGCGGGGATCGAAGCTGTTGACGAGGCTGCAGTTGAAGATACTTCCAACACTGTGCTCGCCAGTATCGAAACCCTAGAGGATACGCCTCAGACCGATGATATCACGGATGCATTGGCTGGGCTGGAAGCACCCGAAGAGGCTGAGGAGGAGGATAACCTTGATGCAATCCTCTCTGATCTGGAAATCCCAGAAGCCGTAGCAGAGGAAGATGATCTTGACGCGGTTCTATCAGGGTTGGATCAGCCCGATGCACAAGAGGTGGACGATGGTGGCGTGGAAGATGTCCTTGCCGGGTTGGACATAGCTGCGCCGGTTGAGGACAGTCCAGAGGATGTTGATGACATCCTTTCTTCCCTTGATGGGGTTGCATCAGAGGAAGATCAAGCTGAGGTACTGGACACGACATTGGCCGGTTTGCAAGCACCGGATGAGGCATCTGCAGAAGATATTCCGGTTCTGGCCGATGAGGAACCAGAGCCAGCAGAAGAGGCTGATATTGAAGATGTGCTGGCTGATCTGGAGGAAACACCTTCAGCGGAAGACAAGCTTGACGCGCTGCTGGTGGACCCCGCAGACAGCACAAGTGCTGGCGATGCTGATGATCTTGAAGCGCTGTTGGATGACATTGGGGCGGAGGATAGCGGCGCAGATGAGGATCTTGAGGACCTGTCGGCAGATGTGAGTGCTGCCGAGGTACCGGAGGAGGATGAGCTTGAAGGAATGCTGGATGGGTTGGGTTCAGCGCCGCCTGTCGAGGACCTCATTGAGACACCCGAACCCGATCCTGAAACTCCCGCGCCTGAAGATACCGCCGCGCTTGATGGCGCCGAGGCCTCTCTAGACGATGCTTTGACCAAGGAAGAAGAGCAGGCCGCGCGGGAGATGGAAGAGCTGTTGGCGGATTTGCAGCCTGACGTGCCGGATGACGAAGATGATGATCTGGACGCTCTGCTTGGGGCGCTTGAGGACCCGCCGGAAGAGGAAGAACCGGAACCCGCGGCCCTTGACGATCTGGACGCTTTACTGGCCGGGTTGGAGGGCGACATCGAGGAAGCGGAGGAAGAGGCCGCAATCGATCAGGACGCGCCGGCCGAAGCTGCGGCAGATGATATGGATGCCCTGCTTGATGGGCTGGAGACAGAGGCTTCCGACGCGCTGGCTCCTGAGAGCGAGCAGAATGCACCACCGGCGGCAGAGGATGATCTCGACGCGCTGCTTGACGGATTGGATGCAGAGACCGCTGACAGCAAAGATACCGACGGGAGCGCCGCAGAAGAGGGGAAGAGTGATATGCCTGCTGATACAGCGGACGGAACGGCCAAGGCGACCCTCAGCTCAGAACCGGAGTTTGCCTTTGGCACCATGAGCGGCGAACGCCCCGACGCGCAAAGACTAGAGCGTAAACGGTTCCGCATTGCGCTTTTGGGTGATTTCACCGGACGCTCTGCACAGGGGTTGATCGAGGTCGGCGATGGGCTGGCGGCCCGCAAACCGATCCTGCTGGATACCGACACGGTCGAGGATGTGATCGAAGGGTTTGCCACAACGCTTGTCTTGCCCATCGGCAAAGACGGGGCTGGGGTGGAAGTCAAACTGGGCGGGCTGGACGATCTGCACCCCGATGAACTGTATGAGAATGTTGAGCTTTTCGCCGCGTTGAAAAGCCTGAAATCGCAGCTGGGCAATGGCGGCACGGCGGAGAGTGCCGCCAAGTCGCTGATCGCCTGGGGCGAACAGCATGGCCGCGCGGTCGCGCCTGCGCGTGCGACCTCTGGCGGCAATACCGTGCGCGCCGATCTTAAGCTAAGTGATTTTCAAAAGCTGATTGGGGATACGGAAAAAACGCTGGCGCAACCATCGCCGGTGGACGAGCTGATGGCCCGGGTGGTGGGGCCCCATATCCGCAAACTGCCCGATCCTGATGTCACCGCAATGGCCGGGGCGGTGGATGATGCCCTTTCGGGTGCGATGCGCATGGTCTTGCACCACCCTGAATTCCAATCGGTAGAGGCCCAGTGGCGCGCGCTTGATCTGATCGCGCGCAGCATTGAAACCGATGATACGCTTGAGGTGATGCTGTATGATGTTTCTGCCGAAGAGATCGCGGCGGATCTGACGCAATCAGATGATTTGTCCACCAGCGGCCTTGCGCGGTTGCTGACCGAAGGGCCGATGGATGAGGAATTCGGGCGCGGTGCCTATTCTGCCTTGATCGGCATGTACACCTTTGAAGAAACACCACCTCACGCGCAGCTTCTGGGCCGCATCGCACGGGTTGCTGCCCATGTCGACGCGCCTTTCTTCGCAGCGATCACGCCCAGCTTTATCGAGACACCCAAACAGGACCGTCACCCGCTGGTGGCAAAGGAATGGGACACCCTGCGCGCCATGCCCGAAGCGCGGCATTTGGCACTGGCCACGCCACGCTTCTTGATGCGGCGGCCATATGGTGCCAAAACAGAACCTATATACGAGTTTGATTTTGAAGAATTCACCCAAAGCGCCGGATTGTCTGGTATGCTCTGGGCGAACCCTGTGGTTTTGGTTGCTATTTTGCTGGCCAAATCTTTCAAGGAGAATGGTCCGTCGATGGGGTTGGGGGAAATCATGTCGCTTGGCGATATGCCCTATCACTTTGTTTTGGACCGCTATGGCGATCAGGTGGCACTGCCGTGCACAGAACGGAACCTGACGCTGGATAAGGTCGAAACCGTTTTGGGGCGTGGATATCTGCCTGTGGTTTCGATCAAGGGACGTGACGACATTCGGCTGGCTTCTTTCCAGTCGCTGGGGGGAGGCGAAATTCTGGGCCCCTGGAGCGGCGTTCAACCACCGCCACCCTCTGCACCAACACCACCCAAGGCCGCGCCTGAAGCCGCGGATGGAAACGACAACGACGCCGCTGGAGATGACGACGATCTGGACGATTTGCTGTCAGGTTTTGATCTCGATGCGGATGATAGTGACGAAGACATTGATAATGATGAGGACATGGATGCCGAACTGGCTGCGCTGCTGGCCGATCTTTGA
- the tagH gene encoding type VI secretion system-associated FHA domain protein TagH encodes MPVKLSFQSSGTMPGDVGPMQMPTGGSLSIGRGPANDIVLPDPERQLSKSHCVIEDHNGNVVLVDFSTNGTFLNYSKTPLGRIPTPINNGDILSVGSYELLVEITEAAAAPIPDPVGHSQVSHGQADNAPDPLDLLDDVGPGGDFLDDLLGSPEGPKGPSQINTADPIDDLLPPLGEEEDPFFAKPSDGLNDDLGPSQAMHNASASDSFRPSHSSGPAVIPDDWDDDLLSPSTPEAEPAPKPAPEPEPVTTQKPIAPKAPAKPAKQAAPDPTKPPTADKDETTAAPATTERTEKQAIAAGDQGAARAFFDALDVEGLEIPDEDLHTSMGRMGRVMRTMITGLREILMTRTSIKSEFRIEQTMISSGGNNPLKFSISADQAIEALIKPKSRGYLGSETATEQALNDIKAHEVAMVTGMEAALKGILAKLDPEVLGAQIESGGSFSSLLKGKKARYWETYEKMYGQIADQAENDFHELFSREFARAYKDQLEKLK; translated from the coding sequence ATGCCGGTTAAACTTTCTTTCCAGTCTTCTGGCACCATGCCGGGTGATGTCGGCCCAATGCAGATGCCCACGGGTGGATCGCTTAGCATCGGGCGTGGTCCGGCCAATGACATCGTCTTGCCTGATCCCGAACGCCAGCTGTCCAAAAGCCACTGTGTAATCGAAGATCACAATGGCAATGTTGTGCTGGTCGATTTTTCCACCAATGGCACCTTTCTGAATTATTCCAAAACGCCGCTGGGGCGCATCCCGACACCGATCAACAACGGCGATATCCTGTCAGTGGGCAGCTATGAGCTGCTGGTTGAGATCACCGAGGCAGCTGCCGCACCGATCCCCGATCCGGTAGGGCATAGCCAGGTTTCACACGGGCAGGCGGATAACGCACCCGATCCTCTGGACCTGTTGGATGATGTGGGGCCGGGCGGGGATTTTCTGGATGACCTGCTGGGGTCTCCCGAAGGGCCCAAAGGGCCAAGCCAGATCAACACAGCAGATCCCATTGATGATCTTCTGCCGCCTTTGGGAGAGGAGGAAGATCCGTTTTTCGCCAAACCTTCTGATGGGTTGAACGACGATCTGGGGCCAAGTCAGGCCATGCATAACGCCAGCGCCAGCGACAGCTTTCGCCCGTCACATTCCAGCGGCCCTGCGGTTATTCCCGACGATTGGGATGATGACCTTTTGTCACCCTCCACGCCGGAGGCGGAACCCGCACCGAAGCCCGCGCCGGAACCAGAGCCGGTCACAACCCAGAAACCGATTGCCCCCAAGGCACCGGCTAAACCTGCCAAACAGGCGGCCCCTGATCCGACAAAACCCCCGACTGCGGACAAGGACGAGACAACAGCCGCCCCCGCGACCACCGAAAGAACCGAAAAACAGGCCATCGCGGCCGGTGATCAGGGTGCGGCGCGCGCGTTCTTCGATGCGCTGGACGTGGAGGGACTTGAGATACCGGATGAGGATTTGCACACCTCGATGGGGCGCATGGGACGGGTGATGCGCACGATGATCACCGGCCTGCGCGAGATCCTGATGACGCGTACCTCAATCAAATCCGAATTTCGTATTGAGCAAACGATGATCAGCTCTGGTGGCAACAACCCGCTGAAATTCTCGATCAGCGCGGATCAGGCGATTGAGGCTTTGATCAAGCCAAAGTCGCGCGGTTATCTTGGCTCTGAGACGGCAACCGAACAGGCGCTGAATGACATCAAGGCGCATGAGGTGGCCATGGTCACCGGAATGGAAGCCGCGCTGAAAGGCATTTTGGCAAAACTTGACCCCGAAGTCTTGGGGGCGCAAATTGAATCCGGTGGCAGCTTTAGCTCACTTTTGAAGGGCAAGAAGGCGCGCTATTGGGAAACCTACGAAAAAATGTATGGCCAGATCGCAGATCAGGCCGAGAATGATTTTCACGAACTGTTCAGCCGCGAATTTGCGCGGGCATATAAAGACCAGCTCGAAAAGTTAAAATAA
- a CDS encoding DUF6931 family protein, whose product MGNRFTNMVKVPKEPAAKLLSMANTRLETPISAPVAALPDVVLEELDEKGAMIDIIRLLSIVLPPRERVWWACMAARDYVGPKSENDPKSLAASEDWVFKPTEENRERARLSMDEAYIDDDTVNIALSVVYSDGTLGPADLAEYPAPAGAAETSAFAMNIVALDKNSDRFEEYGQMLIDRAVDIARGGNGRMENKDKMKEATQ is encoded by the coding sequence ATGGGAAATCGATTCACAAATATGGTGAAAGTGCCGAAAGAGCCGGCGGCAAAATTGCTGTCCATGGCGAACACGCGGCTCGAAACACCTATTTCCGCCCCTGTCGCGGCCCTGCCGGATGTGGTGCTGGAAGAGCTGGACGAGAAAGGCGCAATGATCGACATCATCCGCCTGTTGTCGATCGTGCTGCCACCGCGCGAACGGGTCTGGTGGGCCTGTATGGCCGCGCGGGATTATGTCGGGCCAAAATCGGAAAACGATCCGAAATCATTGGCGGCTTCGGAAGACTGGGTGTTCAAACCGACAGAGGAAAACCGCGAGCGCGCCCGACTGTCGATGGACGAGGCCTATATCGACGATGACACGGTCAACATTGCCCTCTCGGTTGTTTATTCCGATGGCACCTTGGGGCCTGCGGATCTGGCGGAATACCCTGCACCTGCAGGGGCTGCGGAAACCAGTGCCTTTGCTATGAATATCGTGGCGTTAGACAAAAACTCTGATAGGTTTGAGGAGTATGGCCAAATGCTGATTGACCGCGCGGTTGATATTGCACGTGGCGGAAACGGCCGGATGGAGAACAAGGACAAGATGAAGGAGGCGACACAATGA
- a CDS encoding PAAR domain-containing protein: MTLPAARMTDMHLCLMPAPPPAPPVPPPGVPMPILTPCCPSVLINYLPAARMTDMSPLGVPHPIVKGSATVLINFLPAARVTDNVACGGMMIPPCCPTVLIGG; encoded by the coding sequence ATGACATTACCCGCCGCCCGCATGACCGATATGCACTTGTGCTTGATGCCCGCACCGCCCCCCGCGCCGCCTGTTCCGCCCCCCGGTGTGCCCATGCCGATTTTAACGCCCTGTTGTCCAAGCGTCTTGATCAACTATCTGCCCGCAGCCCGCATGACGGATATGTCGCCGCTTGGTGTGCCACATCCTATTGTCAAAGGGTCAGCAACCGTTCTGATTAATTTTCTGCCGGCGGCGCGGGTTACCGATAACGTCGCTTGCGGGGGCATGATGATACCACCGTGCTGCCCCACTGTCCTGATCGGAGGTTAG
- a CDS encoding type VI secretion system Vgr family protein: MTISKPRDDASTWMSGTYTTKKLRLKQAVVKEKLSTLTETTVEFLARKTNVKLADFVGQIMTVHVQQDSAGDNGRMFTGTCISVEAMGMRDGDDHYVAQIRPWFWMLTIERNTRVFQEMSVKDIIEEVLGKHGFSDYQIKTSETYEKREYCVQYRETDFAFLSRLMEEEGMYYFFDHSDAHMKNEKLVICDGVSAHKAIDDDVELKFKPRDGADTKTQPTISEWAAANSVTRGKVSLADYDFEKPSVRQMETTSMTRGDHQYKEKEYYDLPGHYRGKKQLGDTRTRVRVEADAIQHLMYRGAGDVRHFATGFLFKLSEHPEEANNTDYLITEAEHTILDSDEMKKSDKEVWLALQPKNIDIDEEIKNDYSFTFGAVAKVKQYRAPFVTPWPEIPGIQIGEVVGPEGKEIHTDEYGRIKVLFRWDRINPPDDTASCWIRVVTQWSGNNWGLLSIPRIGQEVVVQFEDGDPDRPIVTGMMYNKDKMPPYVDPQKPTRTGLMTRTSPSGGETDYNALVFEDDAGKEYTHFQSQKDYQMVVKDSAQITIGDDGVNVAPDAHTVAAGSLLQTVKQDVTEMVQEGNKLETVDTGTLDLIVEGDMTETVRTGNYSEVVNTGNKSVQVKTGNISVDADAGKINVKAATTITMEAMQKITLKVGGSSIEISQAGVTIKGTGTAKMEAPLVTAQASGMLTLKGSVTKIN, encoded by the coding sequence ATGACGATTAGCAAACCAAGAGACGACGCTTCGACATGGATGTCGGGGACTTACACAACAAAGAAGCTGCGGCTGAAACAGGCCGTGGTCAAAGAGAAACTGTCGACGCTGACAGAAACCACAGTTGAGTTTCTGGCCCGCAAGACAAACGTAAAACTGGCCGATTTTGTCGGCCAGATCATGACAGTACACGTTCAGCAGGACAGCGCCGGTGACAACGGGCGCATGTTCACCGGTACCTGTATTTCGGTCGAGGCCATGGGCATGCGCGACGGCGACGACCACTATGTCGCGCAGATCCGCCCGTGGTTCTGGATGCTGACCATTGAACGCAACACCCGCGTTTTTCAGGAGATGTCAGTCAAGGACATCATCGAAGAGGTGTTGGGCAAACACGGCTTTTCGGACTACCAGATCAAGACCTCGGAAACATATGAGAAACGCGAATATTGCGTGCAATATCGCGAAACCGATTTCGCCTTTCTGTCGCGGCTGATGGAAGAAGAGGGGATGTACTACTTCTTTGACCATTCCGACGCGCATATGAAGAACGAAAAACTGGTGATCTGCGACGGCGTGTCAGCGCATAAGGCGATCGACGATGATGTCGAACTGAAATTCAAGCCGCGTGACGGTGCGGACACCAAAACCCAGCCGACGATCAGCGAATGGGCCGCGGCCAATAGTGTAACGCGGGGCAAGGTCAGCCTTGCGGATTACGATTTCGAAAAACCCTCTGTGCGTCAGATGGAAACCACCAGCATGACGCGGGGCGATCACCAGTATAAGGAAAAGGAATACTATGATCTGCCCGGTCACTATCGCGGCAAAAAACAACTGGGTGACACGCGCACGCGGGTACGGGTAGAGGCTGATGCGATCCAGCATTTGATGTATCGCGGTGCCGGGGACGTGCGCCATTTCGCCACCGGATTTCTGTTCAAACTGTCAGAACACCCGGAAGAGGCGAATAACACCGACTATCTGATCACCGAGGCCGAGCATACCATCCTTGATTCCGACGAGATGAAGAAGAGCGACAAGGAAGTCTGGCTGGCGCTGCAACCCAAGAACATCGACATCGATGAAGAGATCAAGAACGACTATTCCTTTACCTTCGGTGCCGTGGCCAAGGTCAAACAATACCGCGCACCTTTCGTGACACCATGGCCGGAAATTCCGGGCATCCAGATTGGCGAGGTCGTGGGGCCAGAGGGCAAGGAAATCCATACCGACGAGTATGGCCGGATCAAGGTTCTTTTCAGATGGGACAGGATTAATCCGCCTGATGACACGGCGTCTTGTTGGATTCGGGTGGTGACCCAGTGGTCGGGCAATAACTGGGGTTTGTTGTCGATCCCGCGCATCGGTCAGGAAGTCGTCGTGCAATTTGAAGACGGTGATCCTGATCGGCCCATCGTCACCGGCATGATGTATAACAAGGACAAGATGCCCCCCTATGTCGACCCGCAGAAACCGACACGCACCGGCCTGATGACACGCACCTCGCCAAGTGGTGGGGAAACCGACTATAATGCACTGGTGTTCGAAGACGACGCGGGCAAGGAATACACCCATTTCCAGTCACAAAAAGACTATCAAATGGTTGTAAAAGACAGCGCACAGATCACCATTGGTGATGACGGTGTGAATGTCGCCCCTGATGCACATACGGTAGCCGCTGGCAGCCTGTTGCAAACGGTCAAACAGGATGTGACCGAAATGGTTCAGGAAGGGAACAAGCTGGAGACGGTGGATACCGGCACGCTTGACCTGATTGTCGAGGGGGACATGACCGAAACCGTGCGCACCGGCAATTATTCAGAGGTGGTTAACACGGGTAACAAGTCCGTTCAGGTCAAGACCGGGAACATCAGTGTCGATGCCGATGCAGGCAAGATCAATGTCAAGGCGGCAACAACAATCACGATGGAGGCAATGCAAAAGATCACACTAAAGGTCGGGGGCAGCTCAATCGAGATTTCGCAGGCGGGGGTCACCATCAAAGGCACCGGCACCGCGAAAATGGAAGCACCCTTGGTCACCGCGCAAGCTTCAGGGATGTTGACCCTGAAGGGCTCAGTGACGAAGATAAACTAA